In one window of Nerophis ophidion isolate RoL-2023_Sa linkage group LG05, RoL_Noph_v1.0, whole genome shotgun sequence DNA:
- the LOC133553698 gene encoding uncharacterized protein LOC133553698 has product MIFQNIHKLEKADDLFYTDVLVNDQVALYAMLDTGSMACTMSEEAEEELHKAGLLSEGAQSIKDIFLVGCGGVHVQPKCIHQLKLKIYGQEAIVPTLVVPGQRDQMIVGTNLLKHLLRQFKQDPSYWRVMSKADSTGEPGIEQFLSMLSGITRWKGDIIPDVIGTVKLTNAVTLVPKQEHIVWGKLPGKAPISEGSTILVEPAKSHSNRKSIMVGRTVAAMSGDRWVPVKVVNPSDKPVTLRRNMKLADVSPCVALEDFELGVDCVANTELKAQGQSVRADPDHVPDTSVNFTLQDKLANLGLDDIDIHSCEVSPYWKSQLVELIQRHDDVFSKNKLDCGLAKDFVHRIHLTDERPFRLAYRRVPPSQYQKLREVLSEMEEKNIIRKSSSEWASPLVLVWKKNGELRICVDYRWLNARTVKDAHPVPHQADCLAALGGNAIFSAMDLTSGFYNVPMHEQDKKFTAFTTPVGLHEFNRLPQGLCNSPASFMRLMMSVFGDQNFLTLLCYLDDVLVFAPNEEQALKRLEMVFKRLKGHGLKLAPKKCHFLRRSVKFLGHIIDENGVSTDSEKIQVITDMSEADLMMEDGITPSAKKIKSFLGMVMYYQRFIQNCSSKAKPLFSLTAAATGKANAKRASHFKKLSPGDWAQEQSDAFNQLKAALLNSVVLAHPDFGRPFILSTDASLDGLGAVLSQVPEGGSKARPIAFASKALSRSQTKYPAHRLEFLALKWSVCDKFSHWLKGNSFTVWTDNNPLTYILTKPKLDACEQRWVSKLAPYDFSIQYIPGSKNIVADALSRQPFIKPRVSERLIAEPYKALLEEAQHIRDDRIQDVFRLSTNCQEVKLGGYEVACSSMSSEEVTAVLDGQIGWGEGPKGRVISWLANDVHKVVPPGESVLPVFSLKELQDKQQEDTILARVIHYVARGRRPSRRERVKEPLKVQKTLKQWEKLKMLDGILYRVSKDSLTGRRRYQYVVAASLAKQALQGVHDEAGHQGQHRTLYLARQRFFWIDMERDVREYVKSCKRCVVSKTPEPEGRAPLESIKTTSPLEMVCIDFWSAEIPNGNTVDVLVITDHFTKMAHAFPCHDQSAKQVARQLWDRYFCVYGFPERIHSDQGANFESQLIRELLLISGVKKSRTTAYHPIGNGVVERFNRTLGSMIRALPPRAKQKWPQMLQTLTFAYNCTAHESTGYAPFYLMYGRIPRLPVDVMFHNVERDCDIVDYDKYVLKLREELKEALSSAQANAVSSQRHQTELYGDVLHKHQSQVFGCTGVLVLSDFLIQSLVGAAVAMKGTAHLSFGTLMLVTGQLSAWQGGEGAEVGTRDGEGGTHGLLMFLQVGERHVGGTEVAGGLSMFAPVAQVLGDFFPHHPLLALAQRTRNLEKWTHVQVFRYLLQTHALLAALLLTATVHLQRHDLPVATNIPKDLVAEQGLHVSWAHRLGTTEDVSDAALTEAMSTFGLTRLTQDQPAGLTAVLLFRTFYKVVSEATMKWQEGRSRTFSSARLCWVQTADPLPLSAEPWASSCPLRQLSVLLRRGRRTGKRLEGSGVRSYGGTEVRRSSGTTVRVTLETPSYNGRNEGKVEVNGVKCKALIDSGSQITSITHNYWRNHPTLRVQRLKPSKIPIEGAAGQNVPYHGVLHINLKMLGREFEAVPAFVVPDSEYRSSVPLLVGTNVIRASRSHLQATYGQQFIHRVKQSHPEWYSALLEILNTEHNVTDDTVGPVVYAGRKISIPGGKEMDLKCRIKVGPQRKTYTALIEGHPFLRLPQDLLVAKVLTDVKKGCTPVRVMNLSQHAITIKPHTHLANAVVVENVVEFPDKRPGEPDKAESEEACLSLDQVVAGCGVDLSEAAVENEHQRSLLKELVEKNGSVFSQHSMDYGHTKTIAHEIPLVDSTPFRLPYRKIPPSQWQDVRKLLMDMEATGVIRPSKSPYASPVVIVTKKDGSLRLCVDYRKLNSYSTRDAFPLPRIEEALEALGQAKYFSTLDLTSGYWQVEVAEHDKHKTAFSTPMGLFEANRMPFGLQNAPSTFQRLMTCCFGDLNFTHLLIYLDDLIIFSKTFDEHLERLQLVFDRLKEHGLKLKPSKCQLVRQEVQYLGHLVSAEGIRTDPEKISRVKGWVRPTNRKEVLQFLGLAGYYRRYVNGYSMIAAPLYRLTSGDPRKKKRGHKKSPGPDPPFMWTHECEEAFQTLKEKLTTAPVLGYPDFSRPFLLQTDASGEGLGAVLVQVQSGVERVIAYSSRGLSPTETRYPAHKLEFLALKWAVTDKLYDHLYGRRFSVQTDNNPLKYVMSSAKLDATGQRWVSRLSAFDFDIQYRRGKSNANADALSRMSNQEVTQVLHTCPQRVRASNLGHEENRPTHGQESHGQESSPDVNNTAPEEPDIQEPLSHKPSEPYMDVGTESLPAMTKQEIRAAQKEDPAVGPVLHSKSLNQKPSRSERISGGGQVCLLLKEWRRLVIRDGIMYRRVRDGQREVVEQLVLPERLRASVKTALHDDSGHLGFERTLQMIRERFYWPRMFQEIKTWCEQCQRCCLRKTPTAGLRAPLVSIHTSAPMELVCVDFLTLEKSKGGIENVLVVTDHFSRYAQAYPTKDQKANTVAKVLWKNFFCRFGFCEKLLADQGRNFESAIVKELCKCTGITKTHTTPYHPQGNGGTERFNRTLMDMLGTLEPHLKPRWHEHLDAMTHAYNCTRHDSTGYAPYYLMFGRHPRLPVDLVFGLPSTNEQGGYSEYVQTLHDSLSEAYALANQASHHAKDQQKKYYDRKAKSQVFSAGDRVLVKKCHVEGRQKLGDKWESRPYIVVKKQPNIPVYVVRPEDGEPERVVHRNLLTQCMFLPVEQAGEVTTNDVESDVEEDHEGADTEEMEEQDRGETEEDIEEECEMDDTGTVNGQVEHTGMEELDVENGQISDKEEEATPLSCAEAPPEAVAPRRNPSRNRQPPKRLCLESQVLRSDEEQQKIERGKKLWQRAKARGPEGHV; this is encoded by the exons ATGATTTTCCAGAATATACACAAACTTGAGAAGGCAGATGATTTATTCTACACTGATGTGCTGGTGAATGACCAAGTTGCACTGTATGCCATGCTAGACACTGGTTCAATGGCTTGTACGATGAGTGAAGAAGCAGAAGAGGAGCTCCACAAGGCAGGGTTGCTGTCAGAGGGTGCCCAGTCCATCAAAGACATTTTTCTGGTGGGTTGTGGTGGTGTGCATGTGCAACCCAAGTGCATTCACCAGTTAAAGTTGAAAATCTACGGACAAGAAGCAATCGTGCCCACATTAGTTGTGCCAGGCCAGCGTGACCAAATGATAGTAGGTACCAATTTGCTGAAACACTTGCTACGCCAATTCAAACAAGATCCCAGCTATTGGCGCGTGATGAGTAAAGCTGACTCTACTGGTGAACCAGGCATCGAACAGTTTTTGAGCATGCTCTCGGGCATAACAAGATGGAAAGGTGACATTATCCCAGACGTCATTGGAACTGTGAAGCTTACTAATGCTGTGACACTGGTACCAAAACAGGAGCACATAGTGTGGGGAAAACTTCCTGGAAAGGCTCCTATCTCCGAGGGAAGTACCATACTGGTGGAACCGGCAAAATCCCACTCCAACCGGAAGAGCATCATGGTAGGAAGAACTGTGGCAGCAATGAGCGGAGACAGGTGGGTTCCTGTGAAGGTCGTGAACCCAAGTGATAAACCTgtaacactgaggaggaacatgaAGTTAGCTGATGTTTCACCATGCGTGGCACTTGAAGACTTTGAGCTTGGAGTGGACTGTGTCGCCAACACAGAGCTAAAAGCACAAGGCCAAAGCGTAAGGGCAGACCCTGACCATGTGCCTGACACCTCTGTAAATTTCACCCTTCAGGATAAGCTTGCTAATCTTGGGTTGGACGACATAGACATCCACTCATGTGAAGTGTCCCCTTATTGGAAGAGTCAACTTGTGGAACTCATACAGAGGCATGATGATGTGTTCTCCAAGAACAAGCTGGATTGTGGCCTAGCCAAAGACTTCGTCCACAGGATCCATCTGACCGATGAGCGCCCTTTTCGACTAGCATACCGCCGTGTCCCACCAAGCCAATACCAGAAACTAAGAGAGGTCCTTTCTGAGATGGAGGAGAAGAACATCATACGCAAGTCATCAAGTGAGTGGGCCTCGCCATTAGTACTGGTTTGGAAAAAGAATGGGGAACTGCGCATCTGTGTGGACTACAGGTGGCTTAATGCACGCACTGTGAAAGATGCCCATCCAGTACCTCACCAAGCCGACTGCTTGGCTGCGCTAGGGGGAAATGCCATATTCAGCGCCATGGACTTGACATCGGGGTTCTACAATGTCCCCATGCACGAACAGGACAAGAAGTTCACTGCCTTCACTACACCAGTAGGCCTCCATGAATTCAACCGACTACCCCAAGGCCTGTGTAACAGCCCGGCAAGTTTCATGCGCCTTATGATGAGTGTCTTCGGAGACCAAAACTTCTTGACCCTGCTGTGCTACCTCGACGATGTTTTGGTTTTTGCCCCAAACGAAGAGCAAGCCCTCAAAAGACTCGAAATGGTCTTTAAGCGGTTGAAAGGACATGGGCTTAAGTTGGCCCCGAAGAAGTGTCATTTCCTCCGGCGAAGTGTCAAGTTCTTGGGCCATATCATTGATGAGAATGGGGTTTCGACTGACTCTGAAAAGATACAAGTCATCACAGACATGAGCGAAGCGGACTTGATGATGGAAGATGGAATCACACCTTCAGCAAAAAAGATTAAGTCTTTTCTTGGTATGGTAATGTATTACCAGAGATTCATACAAAACTGTTCCAGTAAGGCGAAGCCCTTGTTCTCTCTGACCGCCGCTGCGACTGGAAAAGCCAACGCAAAACGGGCTTCTCACTTTAAAAAGCTCAGCCCAGGTGATTGGGCTCAAGAACAGAGTGACGCATTCAACCAACTAAAGGCTGCTCTGTTGAACTCAGTTGTGTTGGCCCATCCGGACTTTGGTCGCCCTTTCATCCTCTCAACCGACGCTTCATTAGACGGATTGGGCGCTGTCCTCTCTCAAGTCCCTGAAGGAGGGAGCAAAGCACGTCCCATCGCCTTTGCAAGCAAAGCCCTGAGTCGCTCACAAACCAAGTATCCAGCCCATCGTTTGGAGTTCCTCGCTCTCAAGTGGTCAGTGTGTGACAAATTCAGCCATTGGCTGAAGGGAAACTCCTTTACTGTTTGGACTGATAATAACCCGCTGACCTACATCCTCACAAAGCCAAAGTTGGATGCTTGTGAACAGCGGTGGGTGTCGAAGTTGGCTCCATACGACTTCAGTATCCAATATATCCCAGGCAGTAAGAACATCGTTGCAGATGCCTTGAGCAGGCAACCCTTCATCAAGCCACGGGTCAGCGAGAGACTTATAGCAGAGCCATATAAAGCTCTCCTCGAGGAAGCGCAACATATCCGGGATGACAGGATACAGGATGTGTTTCGGCTGAGCACCAACTGCCAAGAGGTAAAACTGGGCGGATATGAAGTGGCATGCAGTTCAATGAGCAGTGAAGAAGTGACGGCAGTCCTGGATGGTCAGATTGGGTGGGGTGAGGGACCCAAAGGGAGAGTGATCTCCTGGCTGGCAAATGATGTACACAAGGTTGTTCCACCTGGGGAAAGTGTCTTACCTGTCTTCTCCCTTAAAGAACTTCAAGACAAGCAACAGGAAGATACTATACTGGCAAGAGTCATCCACTATGTGGCACGTGGCAGAAGGCCATCAAGAAGAGAAAGAGTTAAAGAGCCTCTCAAAGTCCAGAAGACTCTAAAGCAGTGGGAAAAGCTCAAGATGTTGGATGGCATCCTATATAGAGTGAGCAAAGATTCACTAACTGGGAGGAGGCGGTATCAGTATGTTGTGGCTGCATCACTGGCCAAGCAGGCTCTGCAGGGTGTCCATGATGAGGCTGGGCATCAGGGACAGCATAGGACTCTATACCTGGCGAGACAGAGGTTCTTCTGGATTGACATGGAACGAGATGTCCGTGAATATGTCAAGTCGTGCAAGCGCTGTGTGGTGAGCAAGACACCAGAACCTGAAGGGAGAGCGCCTCTCGAGAGCATCAAAACAACAAGCCCTCTCGAGATGGTCTGCATTGACTTTTGGTCAGCTGAAATCCCAAATGGAAATACTGTGGATGTCCTGGTCATCACTGACCACTTCACAAAAATGGCTCACGCTTTTCCATGTCATGATCAGTCAGCAAAGCAGGTTGCTCGTCAACTCTGGGATCGATACTTCTGTGTCTACGGCTTTCCAGAGAGAATTCATTCCGACCAAGGAGCCAACTTTGAGAGCCAGTTGATCCGAGAGTTGCTGCTGATCTCTGGGGTAAAGAAGTCAAGGACAACGGCCTATCACCCCATAGGAAACGGTGTAGTTGAACGATTCAACCGGACATTGGGAAGCATGATCAGAGCTCTCCCTCCAAGAGCCAAGCAAAAATGGCCCCAAATGTTGCAGACATTGACTTTCGCCTACAACTGCACCGCCCATGAGTCGACGGGTTATGCCCCGTTCTATCTAATGTACGGAAGAATTCCCAGACTCCCAGTTGACGTAATGTTCCACAATGTGGAGAGGGACTGTGACATTGTCGACTATGATAAATATGTCCTCAAACTGAGGGAAGAGTTAAAAGAGGCATTATCATCTGCCCAGGCAAATGCTGTCTCCAGTCAGCGTCATCAGACTGAACTatac GGAGATGTTCTTCACAAGCATCAGTCTCAGGTGTTCGGCTGCACAGGTGTTCTGGTGTTGTCGGACTTCCTGATTCAAAGCCTTGTAGGAGCAGCCGTAGCCATGAAAGGGACAGCTCACCTGAGCTTTGGGACACTCATGTTGGTGACTGGCCAGCTGTCGGCGTGGCAAGGAGGAGAAGGAGCAGAGGTTGGGACAAGAGACGGGGAAGGCGGGACACACGGTCTCCTGATGTTTCTGCAGGTCGGCGAGCGGCATGTTGGCGGCACAGAAGTCGCAGGCGGCCTGTCGATGTTTGCACCTGTAGCTCAAGTGCTCGGGGATTTCTTTCCTCATCATCCTCTCCTTGCACTTGCCCAGCGGACACGGAACCTCGAAAAATGGACACACGTTCAGGTGTTCAGGTATCTGCTGCAGACTCATGCACTCCTGGCAGCCTTGCTTCTCACTGCGACAGTGCACCTTCAGCGCCATGATCTCCCGGTGGCAACAAACATCCCGAAAGATCTTGTTGCTGAACAGGGGCTCCATGTCAGCTGGGCACACCGGCTTGGGACCACTGAGGATGTGAGCGATGCAGCTCTGACAGAAGCGATGTCCACATTCGGTCTGACGAGGCTGACACAGGACCAGCCTGCAGGACTCACAGCGGTACTTCTCTTCAGGACTTTCTACAAAGTGGTCAGTGAAGCCACCATGAAGTGGCAGGAAGGCCGCAGCCGCACCTT CTCCTCGGCGCGTCTCTGCTGGGTTCAAACCGCCGACCCGTTGCCGCTTTCTGCTGAGCCGTGGGCCTCTTCATGTCCGCTGCGGCAACTCTCGGTCCTGTTGCGACGAGGCAGGCGGACTGGGAAACGCTTGGAAGGTTCGGGGGTACGGAGCTATGGAGGTACGGAGGTACGGAGATCCAGCGGCACGACTGTTCGGGTCACGCTGGAAACCCCCTCTTACAATGGCAGGAATGAGGGGAAGGTGGAAGTCAATGGGGTAAAATGCAAGGCACTCATAGACTCTGGCTCCCAGATTACCAGTATTACTCACAACTACTGGCGCAACCACCCCACCCTTCGGGTACAAAGGCTGAAGCCTTCTAAAATACCCATAGAGGGGGCAGCCGGCCAGAATGTGCCTTACCATGGTGTCTTACACATTAACCTTAAAATGCTGGGGAGAGAGTTTGAGGCTGTGCCAGCTTTCGTGGTCCCTGATTCTGAGTATCGTTCCTCTGTCCCTCTGCTTGTGGGCACTAATGTCATTCGGGCCTCCAGGAGCCACCTCCAAGCAACCTATGGCCAGCAGTTCATTCACCGTGTCAAGCAAAGCCATCCAGAGTGGTACAGTGCCCTGCTGGAAATTCTGAACACAGAACATAATGTAACGGATGACACAGTTGGCCCTGTTGTGTACGCTGGACGCAAAATAAGCATCCCTGGAGGGAAGGAGATGGATTTGAAGTGTAGGATCAAAGTTGGCCCACAAAGAAAGACTTACACAGCCCTCATTGAAGGCCACCCTTTCCTGCGTCTCCCCCAAGACCTATTGGTTGCCAAAGTCCTTACTGATGTAAAGAAAGGCTGCACCCCTGTTAGGGTGATGAATCTGTCTCAACATGCTATCACCATAAAGCCCCATACACATTTGGCCAATGCAGTCGTGGTGGAAAATGTTGTAGAGTTTCCTGACAAGAGGCCAGGTGAACCTGATAAGGCTGAGAGTGAAGAGGCCTGTCTGAGTTTGGATCAAGTTGTGGCAGGTTGTGGGGTGGACCTCAGTGAAGCAGCGGTAGAGAATGAGCACCAGCGGTCCCTCCTTAAAGAGCTGGTGGAGAAAAATGGAAGTGTGTTCTCCCAGCATTCCATGGACTATGGCCACACAAAAACCATAGCGCATGAAATTCCCCTTGTCGATTCTACCCCTTTCCGACTGCCCTACCGCAAGATTCCCCCCTCACAGTGGCAAGATGTGAGGAAGTTGTTGATGGACATGGAGGCAACAGGGGTCATCAGGCCTAGTAAGAGCCCATATGCTTCGCCAGTAGTGATTGTAACCAAGAAAGATGGGTCACTAAGGCTTTGTGTGGACTACAGAAAGCTGAACTCCTACAGCACCAGAGATGCATTCCCTCTGCCCAGAATAGAGGAAGCTCTGGAGGCCCTGGGGCAAGCGAAGTACTTCTCCACCCTTGACCTCACATCTGGTTACTGGCAGGTGGAGGTGGCGGAGCACGACAAACACAAGACAGCGTTCAGTACTCCTATGGGGCTGTTTGAGGCAAACAGAATGCCTTTTGGGCTGCAAAACGCTCCGTCCACCTTCCAGCGACTGATGACCTGCTGCTTTGGAGATCTGAACTTCACTCACCTCCTCATCTACTTAGATGATCTGATCATATTCTCAAAAACCTTTGATGAGCACCTGGAGAGGTTGCAGCTGGTGTTTGATCGACTCAAGGAGCATGGCTTGAAGTTGAAACCCTCGAAGTGCCAGCTTGTGAGACAAGAGGTGCAGTATTTGGGTCACTTGGTGTCCGCAGAGGGGATCAGGACAGACCCAGAGAAAATCAGCAGGGTTAAGGGCTGGGTGAGGCCCACAAATAGGAAAGAAGTGCTCCAATTCTTGGGCCTAGCCGGGTATTACAGACGGTACGTGAACGGCTACTCCATGATAGCAGCACCTCTATACCGCCTCACTAGCGGTGACCCCAGAAAGAAGAAGAGGGGGCATAAGAAGAGCCCGGGTCCTGACCCACCCTTCATGTGGACTCATGAGTGTGAGGAGGCCTTTCAGACACTGAAAGAGAAGTTGACAACTGCTCCAGTGCTGGGGTATCCAGATTTCAGCCGGCCCTTTCTGCTTCAAACTGATGCGTCAGGAGAGGGCCTTGGCGCTGTCTTGGTCCAGGTCCAGAGTGGAGTCGAGAGAGTCATAGCCTACTCCAGCCGTGGCTTGAGTCCAACAGAGACCCGATATCCTGCACACAAACTTGAGTTCCTCGCTCTGAAGTGGGCAGTGACAGATAAGTTATACGACCATCTCTATGGGCGTAGATTCTCAGTCCAGACAGACAACAACCCTCTCAAGTATGTGATGTCCTCAGCTAAGCTGGATGCTACAGGACAGCGGTGGGTGTCTCGACTGTCGGCGTTCGACTTTGACATCCAGTATAGAAGAGGAAAGAGTAACGCAAATGCTGACGCACTCTCCCGTATGTCCAACCAGGAGGTCACGCAAGTCTTACACACCTGTCCCCAGCGGGTGAGGGCCAGTAACTTAGGCCATGAAGAGAACCGGCCCACCCATGGACAAGAGAGCCATGGACAGGAGAGCTCCCCGGATGTGAACAATACTGCCCCAGAGGAACCTGACATCCAAGAACCTCTATCACACAAGCCCAGTGAGCCCTATATGGATGTGGGAACAGAGTCATTACCTGCCATGACAAAACAGGAGATCCGTGCAGCCCAGAAGGAAGATCCTGCCGTCGGCCCTGTCCTGCACTCTAAAAGCCTGAACCAGAAGCCAAGTCGCAGTGAGAGGATCAGTGGTGGTGGGCAAGTGTGCCTTCTCTTAAAGGAGTGGAGGAGGTTAGTGATACGAGACGGTATCATGTACCGCCGTGTACGAGATGGTCAAAGGGAAGTAGTAGAGCAGCTGGTACTGCCAGAACGGCTGCGCGCATCCGTCAAGACTGCTCTGCATGATGACTCAGGGCATTTAGGATTTGAGAGGACCTTGCAGATGATAAGGGAGAGATTCTACTGGCCAAGAATGTTCCAGGAAATCAAGACTTGGTGTGAACAGTGTCAGAGGTGCTGCCTCAGAAAGACCCCAACTGCAGGCCTCAGGGCTCCCCTGGTCAGTATTCACACCAGTGCCCCCATGGAGCTGGTGTGTGTGGACTTTTTgacactggagaagtcaaaaggTGGCATTGAAAATGTGCTCGTTGTTACCGACCACTTCTCACGATACGCCCAGGCCTATCCCACTAAAGACCAGAAGGCCAACACAGTTGCGAAGGTACTGTGGAAAAACTTCTTCTGCCGGTTTGGTTTTTGTGAGAAATTGTTGGCAGACCAAGGACGCAATTTTGAAAGTGCTATCGTGAAGGAACTGTGCAAGTGTACGGGCATCACTAAGACCCACACCACCCCCTACCACCCACAGGGCAATGGGGGCACGGAAAGGTTCAACCGGACCCTCATGGACATGCTGGGGACACTAGAGCCTCACTTGAAACCCCGCTGGCATGAGCACTTGGATGCAATGACGCATGCCTACAATTGCACACGTCACGACTCGACTGGTTATGCACCATACTACCTGATGTTCGGTAGGCACCCCCGGCTCCCAGTCGACCTGGTCTTTGGGCTTCCTTCCACCAATGAGCAAGGAGGATATAGTGAGTACGTCCAAACTCTACATGACAGTCTGTCCGAAGCCTATGCCCTGGCTAATCAGGCTTCCCACCATGCGAAAGATCAGCAGAAAAAATACTATGACCGAAAAGCAAAGAGTCAAGTCTTCAGTGCAGGGGACCGAGTCCTGGTCAAAAAGTGTCATGTGGAAGGACGGCAGAAACTGGGAGACAAGTGGGAGTCTCGTCCatacattgtggtgaagaagcaaCCCAATATACCGGTGTATGTAGTTCGACCAGAAGATGGTGAACCAGAGAGAGTGGTCCACCGCAACCTCCTTACACAGTGTATGTTTCTGCCAGTGGAACAGGCCGGTGAAGTGACGACAAATGATGTGGAGTCAGATGTGGAAGAGGATCACGAGGGAGCGGATACAGAGGAAATGGAGGAGCAAGATAGAGGAGAGACAGAGGAAGATATTGAAGAGGAATGTGAGATGGATGATACAGGGACAGTAAACGGACAGGTTGAACACACAGGGATGGAGGAATTGGATGTGGAGAATGGGCAAATAAGTGATAAAGAAGAGGAAGCCACACCTCTCAGTTGTGCCGAAGCACCTCCAGAGGCTGTGGCTCCAAGAAGGAACCCGTCGAGAAATCGACAGCCCCCAAAGAGGCTATGCCTTGAGTCGCAAGTTCTGAGATCGGATGAAGAACAACAGAAGATAGAGAGAGGCAAGAAGTTGTGGCAAAGGGCCAAAGCAAGAGGACCAGAagggcatgtttaa
- the LOC133553699 gene encoding LOW QUALITY PROTEIN: uncharacterized protein LOC133553699 (The sequence of the model RefSeq protein was modified relative to this genomic sequence to represent the inferred CDS: substituted 1 base at 1 genomic stop codon), whose amino-acid sequence MVPKSGGSWRPCGDFRRLNNITTHDRYPIPHIXDFSARLAGTAIFWKVNLVRGYHQVPVGAEDLPKTAVITPFGLFEFLRMPFALKGAAQTFQRLMDSVLRGLNFVFVYLDDILVVSPSAEKHQSHLTQVLKRLDQHSLIVNPSKCQFGLSEIDFLGHRISSQGAIPLPSKVQAVADFPRPSTVKALQEFLDMINFYNRFLPCAAHLLQPFYGALRNKKASDSLEWTPQRVQAFQRAKSALVEATLLTHPVSRVPVALMTDASDVAMGAVVEQRVANVWQPLAFFSCNLRDNERKYSVFDSKLLALYLATRHFHFLLEGRSFTAFVDHKPLTFAMSKVTEPWSARQQRHLSSISEFTTDIHMWPVKPTLWLTVSHVYSCAPCSSV is encoded by the coding sequence ATGGTGCCTAAGTCAGGCGGTTCCTGGCGCCCTTGTGGGGATTTTCGCCGCCTTAACAACATCACGACGCACGACCGCTACCCTATCCCGCACATCTAGGACTTTTCGGCGCGCCTGGCTGGTACCGCCATTTTTTGGAAGGTAAACCTTGTTCGCGGTTATCACCAGGTTCCGGTGGGCGCAGAGGACTTGCCCAAGACCGCAGTAATAACCCCGTTTGGGCTTTTTGAGTTCCTACGTATGCCTTTTGCCCTGAAGGGGGCAGCACAGACCTTTCAAAGATTAATGGACTCAGTGTTGCGCgggctcaattttgtatttgtttatcttGACGACATTTTGGTGGTGAGTCCTTCAGCTGAGAAGCACCAGTCACACCTAACACAGGTGTTGAAACGGCTTGACCAGCACAGCCTGATCGTAAATCCTTCTAAATGTCAGTTTGGGCTGTCGGAGATTGATTTTTTAGGTCACCGTATTTCGTCGCAGGGTGCGATTCCTTTGCCTTCGAAGGTGCAGGCGGTGGCGGATTTTCCTCGTCCCTCCACCGTCAAAGCTCTACAGGAGTTTTTGGACATGATTAATTTTTATAATCGGTTCCTTCCATGCGCCGCCCACCTCCTGCAGCCTTTTTATGGTGCCCTACGTAACAAAAAGGCTAGTGATTCCCTCGAATGGACTCCTCAGCGGGTCCAAGCTTTTCAGAGGGCTAAATCCGCGCTCGTAGAGGCTACTCTTCTCACCCACCCTGTTTCCAGGGTGCCCGTGGCTTTAATGACGGATGCGTCTGATGTCGCCATGGGTGCTGTGGTTGAGCAGCGGGTGGCGAATGTGTGGCAGCCCCTTGCGTTCTTCAGTTGTAATCTGCGGGATAACGAGCGGAAGTACAGTGTATTTGACAGTAAATTGTTAGCACTGTACCTCGCAacacgccattttcattttctgttGGAGGGTCGATCCTTCACGGCTTTTGTTGACCACAAACCCCTGACGTTTGCCATGTCAAAGGTCACAGAGCCTTGGTCAGCCCGTCAACAGCGTCACTTGTCGTCCATCTCTGAGTTCACTACGGACATTCACATGTGGCCGGTAAAGCCAACCCTGTGGCTGACTGTCTCTCACGTGTACTCGTGTGCCCCGTGCAGCTCGGTTTAG